ATATGCTCGTGATTATCCCCTCAATGGCGATCAGGTTCACGACTCCTTTTTTGATTTGACACCTACTCACCTGCGGCATTTAAAAGGTAAACGGGAAGAAGAGTATCGGCTTGACGTGTTTGAACGGGTGTTTTGAGCCAAAATTCCACTATTATGTAAGTACATCCAGTACATACATAATGAGCGACTCTTACAAAATTCGTAGCACCAAAATTGGTAACAGCGCCGGATTTCGCCTACCTGCGGAGTTTTACCGCGAACATCCCCAGTTTGCTAATGCTTCAGGTTGGATAGAAGTATTGTCCCCTGATACTGCGATCGTCAAGATTATTCCCGAATCGGTTGATCACGAGGATGAGGAAGATTCCCTAGTGATGCGCCTGTTTCTCGATTTTGCGACGGCAGAAGCTTTGAAAAATAATACCCTGCAACCTTACACAACTGAGATGTCCAAAGCTGCACATAAATTGATTGAGGGTGTGGAATTAGAGGACGAATCGTTGGAAGATGGCTAAGTTTGTCAGTAATGGCTGGGAGATTTATTTTCACCCACAACTCTTTGGAACTCAGTATCAAGAATTATTTGACCGTGTTTGTAATTTACAGCAAAAGTTACCAGAAAGTGAGTTTAAAACCCATCCAACAGTGAAGTTATTTGCAGCAATTACTGTTGCAATTGAAACTAAAATTCCTTGCGATCCATTTGGCAGCAATTTTGCTTTGACGGGAGCATTAAAGCGCTACGGACGGGTAAAGAAGATGGCTTTACCGCAAAGATATCGCTTGTTTTTTCGAGCATTTGATACCCGAGAATTAAAGGCAATTGTGATTTTGTGGCTAGGATTTCCCCGCAAAGAGGGAGCAAAGGATGATTGTTATCAAGTTTTTACCAAGATGGTAGCACGCTTAACATTTCCAGATAGTTTGGATGAATTAATTGCAGAACCAGAAACAAACCAGGAAGAACCGGAGTAAAACATACAACATAATAGAGGCACCCCTCGAAAATAAACGAACGGAAAGCTTAGAGCAACGGTTTGGGACATCAAGATTTAAAGCGCAACAGCTTATTATCTCGACGCCAACTTTCAACACGCAAGCGTAAATCCTGAATAGCCTGTTCAATTTTCACATTTTCCCAGCGAGAAAGCCATATACCTTCGA
This portion of the Brasilonema sennae CENA114 genome encodes:
- a CDS encoding type II toxin-antitoxin system YhaV family toxin; this translates as MAKFVSNGWEIYFHPQLFGTQYQELFDRVCNLQQKLPESEFKTHPTVKLFAAITVAIETKIPCDPFGSNFALTGALKRYGRVKKMALPQRYRLFFRAFDTRELKAIVILWLGFPRKEGAKDDCYQVFTKMVARLTFPDSLDELIAEPETNQEEPE